A window of Phyllobacterium sp. T1293 contains these coding sequences:
- the proS gene encoding proline--tRNA ligase has protein sequence MRLSRYFLPILKENPKEAEIVSHRLMLRAGLIRQESAGIYAWLPAGLRILNKVSNIIREEQNRSGAIELLMPTIQSADLWRESGRYDAYGDEMLRIKDRGDREMLYGPTNEEMITEIFRAYVKSYKDLPLNLYHIQWKFRDERRPRFGVMRSREFLMKDAYSFDLDFEGAKAAYNRMFVAYLRTFSRLGIKVIPMRADTGPIGGELSHEFIILAETGESQVYCDRAYLDLPVPGADTNFDNNAQIADIVTQWTTPYAATDEMHDEAAWGKVGASEQLAARGIEVGHIFHFGTKYSEPMGAKVSGPDGKDHMVSMGSYGIGPSRVIAAIIEASHDENGIIWPKAVAPFGAGIVNMKPGDEACDAVSAKLYEALTNAGLEPLLDDTDDRPGAKFAKMDLIGLPTQVIVGPRGVAAGEVEIKDRATGERETLSIEAAINKLAGPADIQAGTL, from the coding sequence ATGCGGCTTTCCCGTTATTTTCTGCCTATCCTGAAAGAGAATCCTAAAGAGGCGGAAATCGTCTCGCACCGGCTGATGCTGCGTGCCGGCCTGATCCGTCAGGAATCGGCAGGCATCTATGCCTGGCTGCCGGCAGGGCTGCGCATTCTCAACAAGGTGTCCAATATCATCCGCGAGGAACAGAATCGTTCCGGCGCGATTGAGCTGCTGATGCCAACGATCCAGTCCGCCGATCTGTGGCGTGAAAGCGGCCGTTACGACGCCTATGGCGATGAGATGCTGCGCATCAAGGATCGCGGCGATCGCGAGATGCTGTATGGCCCGACCAATGAGGAAATGATCACCGAGATTTTCCGGGCTTATGTGAAGTCTTACAAGGACTTGCCGCTGAACCTTTACCACATCCAGTGGAAGTTCCGCGATGAACGCCGCCCGCGTTTCGGCGTCATGCGTTCGCGCGAATTCCTGATGAAGGATGCCTATTCCTTCGATCTTGATTTCGAGGGAGCGAAGGCAGCCTATAACCGTATGTTCGTTGCTTATCTCAGGACATTCTCGCGTCTTGGCATCAAGGTCATTCCGATGCGTGCCGATACGGGCCCCATCGGCGGTGAACTCAGCCATGAATTCATCATTCTGGCCGAGACTGGCGAGAGTCAGGTCTATTGTGACCGTGCCTATCTCGATCTGCCGGTTCCCGGTGCCGATACCAATTTCGATAATAATGCGCAGATTGCGGATATCGTGACGCAGTGGACGACGCCCTATGCGGCGACGGACGAAATGCACGATGAAGCTGCATGGGGCAAGGTTGGTGCTTCCGAACAGCTCGCCGCGCGCGGCATCGAAGTTGGCCACATCTTCCATTTCGGCACCAAATATTCCGAGCCGATGGGTGCCAAGGTTAGCGGACCCGATGGCAAGGATCATATGGTCTCCATGGGGTCCTACGGTATCGGGCCTTCGCGCGTTATCGCGGCGATCATTGAAGCATCGCATGACGAGAATGGTATTATCTGGCCAAAGGCCGTTGCGCCGTTCGGAGCCGGTATCGTCAACATGAAGCCGGGCGATGAGGCCTGCGACGCCGTTTCCGCCAAGCTCTACGAAGCTTTGACCAATGCCGGTCTTGAGCCCTTGCTTGATGATACGGATGATCGTCCCGGTGCGAAGTTCGCCAAGATGGATCTGATCGGCCTGCCCACGCAGGTGATTGTCGGTCCGCGCGGTGTCGCTGCTGGCGAAGTCGAGATAAAAGATCGCGCGACGGGTGAACGTGAAACCCTGAGCATTGAAGCTGCAATCAACAAGCTTGCAGGCCCCGCTGACATTCAGGCTGGTACTCTATGA
- a CDS encoding biotin--[acetyl-CoA-carboxylase] ligase has translation MGFSLSPLAQQNGFRLEAFDTVGSTNAIALERAHEGDPGRLWIVSKKQESGRGRRGRAWATSHGNLAASLLLTGNFELKTAATLGFVAGLSLADALDAVCPQATISVGIDGVGNSDLRIELKWPNDVLINKAKLSGILLESTLLPDGRFAVVVGIGVNVVAYPEDVPYPATSLKQLGADCDAETLFLALSDAWQENSRIWDEGRGLSEIRKRWLKRAAGIGTEVAVRVDGSVLRGIFETIDEDCRFVIRDNDGERVKIAAGDVHFGAVASASAG, from the coding sequence ATGGGATTTTCGCTCTCGCCACTGGCGCAGCAAAACGGTTTCAGGCTTGAAGCTTTTGATACCGTCGGTTCGACCAATGCCATTGCGCTGGAACGCGCGCATGAGGGCGATCCCGGACGGTTGTGGATTGTTTCCAAAAAGCAGGAGAGCGGGCGCGGGCGTCGTGGCCGCGCTTGGGCGACGTCCCACGGCAATCTGGCCGCATCGCTGCTTTTGACAGGCAATTTTGAATTGAAGACTGCGGCAACGCTCGGTTTCGTCGCTGGGCTTTCGCTGGCCGATGCGCTTGATGCGGTATGTCCGCAGGCTACAATTTCGGTCGGTATTGATGGTGTGGGCAATTCTGACCTGCGCATTGAACTCAAATGGCCCAATGATGTCCTGATCAACAAGGCCAAGCTGTCTGGCATTCTGCTTGAATCGACACTTTTGCCTGACGGACGCTTTGCCGTTGTCGTTGGCATTGGTGTCAATGTGGTTGCGTACCCTGAGGACGTGCCGTATCCAGCCACATCATTGAAGCAACTCGGCGCGGATTGCGATGCGGAAACCCTGTTTCTGGCACTGTCTGATGCTTGGCAGGAAAACAGCCGCATCTGGGACGAGGGGCGTGGTCTCTCGGAAATCCGCAAGCGCTGGCTGAAGCGGGCCGCCGGAATCGGCACCGAAGTTGCGGTGCGGGTCGACGGCTCGGTGCTGCGTGGTATATTTGAGACAATTGACGAAGACTGTCGTTTTGTCATACGCGATAATGATGGGGAGAGGGTGAAGATTGCTGCCGGCGATGTTCACTTCGGTGCAGTCGCATCAGCAAGTGCCGGATAG
- a CDS encoding ribonuclease J, which translates to MANSDQAELVFLPLGGVGEIGMNLALYGYGPSHKREWVVVDMGVTFAGPDLPGADLVLPDIRFLQAERHNLKGIVITHAHEDHYGALLDLWPMLNVPVYATPFTAGLLEAKRHSEPGAPDIPVTIYRAGEKFNVGPFEFEALAVTHSIPEPVSLAIKTPLGTVIHTGDWKMDPEPSLGPLIDEARFRALGDEGVLAMMCDSTNALREGESPSEREVGDSLRDIIENARGRVAITTFSSNVGRIRSIAIAARDAGRQVLVLGRSMKRMIAVASELGYLDGIPEFLSEEDYGFIPRENIVIILTGSQGESRAALAKLARDEMRSVALSAGDTVIYSSRTIPGNEKPIIETKNLLIEQGIHIISDDDQLVHVSGHPRRNELKRMYEWVRPRILVPVHGEAAHLVAQGSLAAMAGIPEVPQVRNGDILRLAPGKAEIIDQAPFGRLIKDGRLIGDEEEVGIVDRRKLSYVGHVAVSMLLDAKYNIIEDPEVVPVGLPENDREGELLEDLLYDAAVSAVQSIPREKRKDLAMVREAVRRAVRAATNEAWGKKPVVTVFVTRI; encoded by the coding sequence ATGGCAAATTCCGATCAGGCGGAACTGGTGTTCCTGCCTTTAGGCGGTGTTGGTGAGATCGGGATGAATCTGGCCTTGTATGGCTATGGCCCCAGTCACAAACGCGAATGGGTCGTCGTCGATATGGGCGTCACCTTTGCCGGACCGGATCTTCCTGGTGCTGATCTTGTGCTTCCCGATATCCGTTTTCTGCAGGCCGAGCGGCATAATCTCAAAGGCATTGTGATCACACATGCCCATGAAGACCATTATGGCGCGTTGCTGGACCTGTGGCCGATGCTGAATGTGCCTGTCTATGCGACGCCGTTCACCGCTGGATTGCTGGAAGCCAAGCGTCACTCCGAGCCGGGCGCACCGGATATTCCGGTTACGATCTATCGCGCGGGTGAGAAATTCAATGTCGGACCTTTCGAGTTCGAAGCGCTCGCCGTGACGCACTCGATTCCTGAGCCTGTCTCGCTGGCAATCAAAACACCGCTTGGCACCGTCATCCACACGGGTGACTGGAAGATGGACCCGGAACCATCGCTTGGACCTTTGATCGACGAAGCGCGTTTCCGTGCGCTCGGCGATGAAGGCGTTCTCGCCATGATGTGCGATTCCACCAATGCGCTGCGCGAAGGTGAATCGCCATCCGAGCGCGAAGTCGGTGACAGTTTGCGCGATATTATCGAGAATGCCCGTGGCCGCGTGGCCATTACGACCTTCTCGTCCAATGTCGGACGTATTCGCTCCATTGCCATCGCTGCCCGCGATGCCGGACGTCAGGTGCTGGTGCTTGGCCGCTCGATGAAGCGCATGATCGCTGTGGCCAGCGAACTTGGATATCTCGATGGCATTCCGGAATTCCTGTCCGAAGAGGACTACGGTTTCATTCCGCGCGAAAATATTGTCATCATCCTGACCGGCAGTCAGGGTGAATCCCGTGCTGCACTCGCCAAGCTCGCCCGCGATGAAATGCGCAGTGTGGCGCTTTCCGCCGGTGATACGGTCATTTATTCGTCGCGCACGATCCCCGGTAATGAGAAGCCGATCATCGAGACAAAGAACCTGTTGATCGAACAGGGCATTCACATCATCTCTGATGATGACCAGCTTGTGCATGTTTCCGGCCATCCGCGCCGCAATGAGCTGAAGCGCATGTATGAATGGGTGCGCCCGCGCATCCTCGTGCCCGTGCATGGTGAAGCCGCACATCTGGTGGCGCAGGGCTCGCTCGCCGCCATGGCAGGCATTCCGGAAGTGCCGCAGGTGCGCAATGGCGATATATTGCGCCTCGCACCGGGTAAGGCTGAGATCATCGATCAGGCGCCATTTGGCCGCTTGATCAAGGATGGCAGGCTGATCGGCGACGAGGAAGAAGTCGGCATTGTTGACCGCCGCAAGCTTTCCTATGTCGGCCATGTCGCTGTCTCCATGCTGCTCGATGCGAAGTACAACATCATCGAAGACCCGGAAGTCGTGCCTGTCGGCCTGCCGGAGAATGACCGTGAAGGTGAACTTCTCGAAGACCTGCTTTATGATGCGGCAGTGAGCGCCGTGCAAAGCATCCCGCGGGAAAAGCGCAAGGATCTCGCCATGGTCCGCGAGGCCGTTCGCCGCGCGGTGCGCGCTGCAACCAACGAGGCATGGGGCAAAAAGCCTGTTGTCACTGTATTCGTAACGCGCATTTGA
- a CDS encoding lipoprotein-releasing ABC transporter permease subunit gives MTEPAVTAVQPGPKPFSAYERMIAWRYLRARRKETFISVIAGFSFTGIMLGVATLIIVMAVMNGFRSELLTRILGINGHVIMQPMDRPLDDYDNLIKRIDTVPGVSFAIPVIEGQVLGQGNVGQGTGTLVRGLREEDINKLQLVAKNVKQGTFANFDKAGGVAIGTRMAENLGLGIGDKLTLMSLDGDVTPLGVSPRVKSYPVVAIFQIGMSEYDASIALMPLDEAQLYFNQEGKVQSIEIFANNPDNVDALKKPIEDAAARPLMLTDWRQRNVTFFSALQVERNVMFMILTLIVLVAALNIISGLIMLVKDKGRDIAILRTMGATRNSVMRIFLMTGAAIGVTGTIAGVALGVLVCLNVERIRQFFSWLSGTTLFNPELYFLSTLPAKMDFNETFTVILMALVLSFLATLFPAWRAAKLDPVEALRYE, from the coding sequence ATGACTGAACCGGCCGTCACTGCTGTCCAACCGGGTCCAAAGCCGTTCTCTGCCTATGAACGGATGATCGCATGGCGCTATCTGCGCGCCCGGCGCAAGGAAACGTTTATTTCGGTGATCGCCGGTTTTTCCTTCACCGGTATCATGCTCGGCGTAGCGACGCTCATTATCGTCATGGCTGTCATGAATGGTTTCCGCAGCGAGTTGCTCACCCGCATTCTTGGCATTAACGGCCATGTCATCATGCAGCCGATGGACCGGCCGCTTGATGATTATGATAACCTTATCAAGCGCATTGATACGGTGCCGGGCGTTTCCTTCGCCATTCCTGTCATTGAAGGACAGGTGCTGGGGCAAGGCAATGTCGGGCAGGGCACCGGCACACTGGTGCGCGGCCTGCGTGAAGAGGATATCAACAAGCTTCAGCTCGTCGCCAAGAATGTCAAACAGGGCACTTTTGCCAATTTTGACAAGGCAGGCGGCGTGGCTATCGGCACGCGCATGGCGGAAAATCTGGGATTGGGTATTGGCGACAAACTCACACTGATGTCGCTGGATGGCGATGTGACCCCGCTTGGTGTTTCGCCGCGGGTCAAATCCTATCCGGTGGTGGCGATTTTCCAGATCGGCATGTCTGAGTATGACGCGTCAATCGCGCTCATGCCGCTGGACGAGGCACAGCTTTATTTCAATCAGGAAGGCAAGGTCCAATCGATCGAGATTTTTGCCAACAACCCTGACAATGTCGACGCGTTGAAAAAGCCCATCGAGGATGCGGCGGCACGGCCGTTGATGCTCACGGACTGGCGTCAGCGCAACGTGACCTTCTTCTCGGCGCTTCAGGTCGAGCGCAACGTCATGTTCATGATTCTAACGCTGATTGTGCTTGTTGCGGCGCTGAACATCATTTCCGGCCTGATCATGCTGGTGAAGGATAAGGGCCGCGATATCGCCATTCTCAGGACCATGGGCGCAACGCGAAACTCGGTCATGCGCATCTTCCTGATGACAGGGGCGGCGATTGGCGTCACCGGTACGATTGCCGGTGTAGCGCTTGGCGTTCTTGTTTGCCTGAATGTCGAGCGTATCCGGCAGTTCTTCTCGTGGTTGTCAGGTACGACCCTGTTCAATCCTGAACTTTATTTCCTGAGCACATTGCCCGCCAAGATGGATTTCAACGAGACCTTCACCGTTATTCTGATGGCGCTTGTCCTGTCATTTCTGGCAACGCTGTTCCCCGCATGGCGCGCAGCCAAGCTCGATCCCGTTGAAGCCTTGAGGTACGAATAA
- the mce gene encoding methylmalonyl-CoA epimerase, producing MLGRLNHVAIAVPDLATASAVYRDMLGAKLTEPQVLPEHGVTVVFIDVGNTKIELLEPLNADSPIAAFLAKNPSGGMHHVCYEVTDILAARNHLKEQGARILGDGEPKIGAHGKPVLFLHPKDFNGTLIELEQV from the coding sequence ATGCTTGGCCGTCTCAATCATGTTGCTATCGCTGTTCCTGATCTGGCGACGGCATCTGCTGTTTATCGCGACATGCTTGGCGCAAAACTCACCGAGCCGCAGGTTTTGCCGGAACATGGTGTTACCGTTGTCTTCATCGATGTCGGCAATACCAAGATCGAACTGCTTGAGCCACTGAATGCAGATTCGCCGATTGCCGCGTTCCTTGCTAAGAACCCATCAGGCGGTATGCATCACGTCTGCTACGAAGTGACCGATATTCTGGCAGCGAGAAATCATCTAAAAGAGCAGGGCGCCCGCATTCTGGGCGACGGCGAACCAAAGATCGGCGCCCACGGCAAACCGGTTCTCTTTCTTCACCCGAAAGACTTCAACGGGACGCTGATCGAACTGGAGCAGGTCTGA
- the nuoN gene encoding NADH-quinone oxidoreductase subunit NuoN: MQTDMIANLTLMAPELLIAVGALALLMIGAYSGERANSVVNGLAVAVLLAALALVVLFPHDGHVFGRAFVSDPFSRFMKVLTLVGSIVTLVMSVGFAKAEKFDKFEFPILIMLATLGMLLMISANDTLSLYLGLELQSLALYVVAAINRDSTRSTEAGLKYFVLGALSSGMLLYGISLVYGFTGHTGFEGIAQALAGGERQLGVVFGLVFIFAGLAFKISAVPFHMWTPDVYEGAPTPVTAFFATAPKMAAMALLTRVAVETFQPITHDWQQIIVFIAIASMVLGAFAAIGQRNIKRLMAYSSISHMGYALVGLAAGTQVGVRGVVIYMFIYLITTLGVFAFILAMRRKHGNVELIEDLAGLSRTNPIMATIFTILMFSLAGIPPLAGFWGKWYTFLAAVQANLYALAIIGIVASVVGAFYYLRIIKIMWFDEPAEGFVPVAGELRLVLGVSGLLTLLYVLIGGPVSTYAEAAAKTFF; encoded by the coding sequence ATGCAGACCGACATGATTGCCAACTTGACGCTTATGGCCCCTGAACTGCTCATCGCAGTGGGAGCATTGGCTCTTCTGATGATCGGGGCCTACTCCGGTGAACGGGCAAACTCCGTGGTCAACGGACTGGCGGTTGCCGTGCTGCTTGCAGCATTGGCACTCGTTGTCCTGTTCCCGCATGATGGCCACGTCTTTGGCCGCGCCTTTGTCTCGGACCCATTCTCGCGCTTCATGAAGGTGCTGACACTGGTTGGTTCCATTGTCACACTTGTCATGTCGGTGGGCTTTGCCAAGGCTGAAAAATTCGACAAGTTCGAATTCCCGATCCTCATCATGCTGGCGACCCTCGGCATGCTGCTGATGATCTCGGCCAATGATACATTGTCCCTGTATCTCGGCCTCGAATTGCAGTCTCTGGCGCTCTATGTCGTTGCCGCAATCAACCGTGACAGCACCCGCTCGACGGAAGCTGGCCTGAAGTATTTCGTCCTCGGCGCTTTGTCATCCGGCATGCTGCTCTACGGTATTTCGCTCGTTTATGGCTTTACCGGTCACACAGGTTTTGAAGGTATCGCACAGGCGCTGGCAGGCGGCGAACGCCAGCTTGGCGTTGTCTTTGGTCTGGTCTTTATCTTTGCGGGTCTTGCCTTCAAGATATCCGCCGTGCCTTTCCACATGTGGACACCGGACGTTTACGAAGGCGCGCCGACACCGGTCACTGCGTTCTTTGCGACAGCGCCGAAAATGGCTGCCATGGCCCTGCTTACCCGTGTTGCCGTTGAGACGTTCCAGCCGATCACCCATGACTGGCAGCAGATCATCGTCTTCATCGCCATTGCATCGATGGTTCTGGGTGCGTTCGCCGCCATTGGTCAGCGCAATATCAAGCGTCTGATGGCCTATTCGTCGATCAGCCATATGGGCTATGCGCTTGTTGGTCTGGCTGCCGGTACGCAGGTTGGCGTGCGCGGCGTGGTCATCTACATGTTCATCTACCTGATCACGACGCTTGGTGTGTTTGCCTTTATTCTGGCGATGCGGCGCAAGCATGGAAATGTCGAACTGATCGAGGATTTGGCTGGGCTTTCCCGCACCAATCCAATCATGGCGACGATCTTCACCATCCTGATGTTCTCGCTGGCAGGTATTCCGCCGCTCGCCGGCTTCTGGGGCAAGTGGTACACCTTCCTTGCCGCTGTGCAGGCCAACCTCTATGCGCTGGCTATCATCGGTATCGTGGCTTCGGTCGTGGGCGCATTCTATTACCTGCGCATCATCAAGATCATGTGGTTTGATGAGCCAGCCGAAGGCTTTGTTCCTGTTGCCGGTGAACTGCGTCTGGTTCTTGGTGTTTCAGGCCTGCTGACGCTGCTTTATGTGCTCATCGGTGGACCGGTTAGCACCTATGCGGAAGCTGCCGCAAAAACCTTCTTCTGA
- a CDS encoding histidine phosphatase family protein produces MSNAFPEIYLVRHGQTEWSLSGKHTGRTDIPLTAAGEESARQLANRLQGHAFDAVWSSPSQRASNTCALAGYGSARLIKDDLAEWDYGSYEGVTTKEILAERPGWQLFRDGCPKGELAFDVGARADRIIANIRNANSRILIFSSSHFLRVLAARWLGLPPEGGSLFVLDTATISVLGYEHDLTEPVIRRWNQI; encoded by the coding sequence ATGAGCAACGCATTTCCTGAAATCTATCTGGTTCGGCATGGCCAAACGGAATGGAGCCTTTCCGGCAAACATACGGGCCGAACCGACATACCGCTGACAGCAGCGGGCGAAGAGTCGGCACGCCAACTCGCGAATCGTCTGCAGGGCCACGCCTTCGATGCCGTATGGTCGAGCCCGTCACAGCGCGCATCGAACACCTGCGCCCTCGCCGGTTATGGCTCCGCCCGTCTCATCAAGGATGATCTGGCCGAATGGGACTATGGTTCCTATGAAGGTGTTACCACCAAAGAGATTCTGGCTGAACGTCCCGGCTGGCAGCTTTTTCGCGACGGCTGCCCCAAAGGTGAATTGGCATTCGATGTCGGCGCCCGTGCAGACAGGATCATCGCCAATATCCGCAACGCGAACAGCAGAATTCTCATCTTTTCAAGTTCGCATTTCCTGCGTGTCCTTGCGGCACGCTGGCTTGGCTTGCCGCCAGAGGGCGGCTCGCTCTTCGTTCTGGATACCGCCACTATCAGTGTGCTCGGCTATGAGCATGATCTGACGGAGCCGGTCATTCGCCGGTGGAACCAGATATAA
- a CDS encoding DUF1467 family protein, translated as MPIATGMAVYFIFWWLTLFTVLPIGLRTQADEDDVTLGTTASAPHKHRMGRVFLITTIVSAVIFVIFYIVNQKLGFGVDDIPVFFPKLD; from the coding sequence ATGCCTATCGCGACTGGAATGGCTGTTTATTTCATCTTCTGGTGGCTGACGCTGTTCACCGTACTGCCGATTGGCCTTCGCACCCAGGCCGATGAAGATGATGTCACGCTTGGCACAACTGCCAGCGCGCCCCATAAGCATCGCATGGGTCGGGTGTTCCTCATCACCACCATTGTCTCCGCAGTTATCTTTGTGATCTTCTATATCGTGAACCAGAAGCTCGGTTTCGGTGTCGATGATATCCCGGTTTTCTTCCCTAAGCTGGATTAG
- a CDS encoding glycosyltransferase family 2 protein, whose amino-acid sequence MTDDRCNAAMPRKRSICISTVTRNRPVMLQNLLASYAAMQIPDDVHLHFLIIENNEEATLQAVVQHFRSQVPDISVQYEVESRLGIAFARNRALECALAGEHDLLTFADDDERVEPDWLVELLAERDRFDLDLVASPVRCAPIAPNASFAAQLVWAGLNRRNRRSEHKATLKRQNNEANRILLATGSWMGSLDFFRRTGLRFDNALGMAGGEDWRLCRHAWELGAKTGWTPLAIAYETVPLERLTFRYHFRRDRDNSAVEICAKLANCRKTTLLRVPGSIAGRVLKLCSYTIAAPFTRGEALIRVAACMGSITGICQGCFGKTSSHYRQTTGS is encoded by the coding sequence ATGACTGACGACAGGTGCAACGCGGCAATGCCGCGCAAGCGCAGTATATGCATAAGCACAGTGACGCGTAACCGGCCGGTCATGCTGCAAAACCTGCTTGCCTCCTACGCGGCGATGCAGATTCCTGATGATGTGCATCTGCACTTCCTCATTATCGAGAACAATGAAGAGGCAACGCTTCAGGCTGTTGTGCAGCATTTCCGTTCGCAGGTGCCTGATATATCCGTTCAATACGAGGTCGAATCGCGGCTGGGCATTGCGTTTGCCCGCAATCGCGCACTGGAATGTGCGCTGGCCGGTGAACATGACCTGCTGACTTTTGCTGATGATGACGAACGGGTCGAGCCTGACTGGCTGGTTGAGTTGCTCGCCGAACGTGACCGATTTGACCTTGATCTGGTCGCCTCGCCTGTTCGTTGTGCCCCCATTGCACCCAACGCCTCCTTTGCTGCGCAGCTTGTTTGGGCGGGTTTGAACCGCAGAAACAGACGCAGTGAGCACAAGGCAACGCTCAAACGCCAGAACAATGAAGCCAACAGAATTTTGCTGGCAACTGGAAGCTGGATGGGCAGCCTCGACTTTTTCCGTCGTACAGGTCTGCGCTTTGACAATGCGCTCGGCATGGCCGGTGGAGAGGACTGGCGCCTGTGCAGGCACGCATGGGAACTGGGTGCCAAAACCGGTTGGACGCCGCTGGCCATTGCCTATGAGACAGTGCCACTTGAGAGACTGACCTTTCGCTATCACTTCCGGCGCGACAGGGACAATAGTGCCGTCGAGATTTGTGCGAAGCTTGCCAATTGCCGCAAGACCACTTTGCTGCGTGTGCCGGGCTCTATCGCGGGCAGAGTCTTGAAGCTTTGCAGCTATACCATCGCCGCGCCATTTACCCGGGGTGAAGCGCTGATCCGGGTGGCTGCCTGCATGGGCAGTATTACAGGCATTTGCCAGGGCTGTTTTGGTAAAACATCATCGCATTACAGGCAGACAACGGGGTCTTGA
- a CDS encoding ABC transporter ATP-binding protein, translating to MSAGPILQLTNVGRRYNEIDRELVILDDASFSLGRGEMVALVAPSGAGKSTLLHTAGLLERPDNGDVILDGRACGSLSDEERTAIRRNDIGFVYQFHHLLPEFSALENVMMPQMIRGMKPRVASERAQQLLDYMKVGARASHRPSELSGGEQQRVAIARAVANAPLVLLADEPTGNLDPVTSSYVFEALEALVRQSGLSAMIATHNHELARRMDRRVTLKDGKITTVS from the coding sequence ATGTCAGCCGGGCCTATTCTTCAGCTGACCAATGTCGGCCGCCGGTACAATGAGATTGACCGGGAACTCGTCATTCTTGACGATGCGAGTTTCTCGCTCGGGCGAGGCGAGATGGTGGCGCTTGTCGCTCCATCAGGTGCTGGCAAGTCAACGCTGCTGCACACGGCAGGCCTTTTGGAGCGGCCCGACAATGGTGACGTGATTCTGGACGGGCGCGCCTGTGGCTCGCTCTCCGATGAAGAGCGCACGGCGATCCGCCGCAATGATATTGGCTTTGTCTATCAGTTCCACCATCTGCTGCCGGAATTCTCGGCGCTCGAAAACGTGATGATGCCGCAGATGATCCGGGGCATGAAACCTCGCGTGGCTTCCGAACGTGCGCAGCAATTGCTCGATTACATGAAAGTCGGCGCGCGCGCTTCGCACCGCCCGTCGGAACTCTCAGGTGGTGAGCAGCAGCGCGTGGCTATCGCCCGCGCCGTGGCCAATGCACCGCTTGTGCTTCTGGCTGACGAACCAACAGGCAATCTTGATCCGGTCACGTCATCCTATGTGTTTGAGGCGCTCGAAGCACTGGTGCGCCAGTCCGGCCTGTCGGCGATGATCGCCACACACAATCATGAACTCGCCCGCCGCATGGATCGCCGGGTGACGCTGAAAGACGGCAAGATCACAACCGTCTCCTGA